From the genome of Neodiprion pinetum isolate iyNeoPine1 chromosome 3, iyNeoPine1.2, whole genome shotgun sequence, one region includes:
- the Noc1 gene encoding CCAAT/enhancer-binding protein zeta — protein MSKSKHNVRDLTKAKFDKWHEEFPKTDDIIASGKTELEIMELKDEAKKCLDSDTAAFNLKQSKLGKSDFSWMKTFLSKGTVADKVAASVILIQDNPKYNLSRLSNLVSMVKVSKKKQCTMIIDTLQELFSSDLLHPNYKLFTFEQQNFILLNDKLFANNPIKRRRLLAHWYFEDQLKMCYSQFIDALNTVSHDTVDANKEKAITNMYKLLAKNAEQEEKLLAHIVNKIGDPSAKVASKAVFCLGQLLDEHPNMKQVVLNEVEKLLFRKNITPKAQYYAICLLTQFVLDDECKEVANSLISLYFSFFKACLKKGEVDSRMMGALLMGVNRAFPFSQMDPKKLEEHIDTIYKVVHIGSFNVSLNALSLLHQIIGKEDKQSNRFYCAMYKKLMDPHIATTTHQAMFLSLLYKVLKKDTSIIRTKAFIKRILQISIYLPTNMICAILYMISQVFKAKHGVYIGMFKKNHDIATLRNTNNEILLNDSEEELMEKDESKDKEKGEEKEEEEEEEEEEEEEEEEEEEEEEDSEEKEDKTTVTLSNVTVTPIENLLETVEPKIEVKEENIKAYNPFHRNPLYSGANLSYYHELWPLTFHFHPTVTLFANTIIKGKPIVYTGDPLQDFTLIRFLDRYVFKNPKKLEEKKILINQKNPLAKRSSYLAKGVKSMPVNSKMYLNEDENKIPADELFLYNYLKSRNVMTQHDNEDNDEDDDLESVNSEEFNTMLDGLSKDKDFDDIDIAGEISASKKKRKKGEEESENESSDDNDVNEDSDESVDQDNNGSEDEILSDMEQDDEDDLEGIDDEDLSDMDFDDDDEDQSDESSSHQTSKSKKRKKSDYDQNVFAAAEEFAELLDQEGTSKSKHGGANTLSNVDKAAVKQLDWEEKRHRWIKGYNKSIGKSKPRTGSQRKGVKRFKKR, from the exons ATGTCGAAATCAAAACACAATGTAAGAGACCTGACTAAAGCAAAGTTTGACAAATGGCATGAAGAATTTCCTAAAACAGATGACATCATTGCATCTGGTAAAACCGAATTGGAAATTATGGAGCTGAAAGATGAGGCTAAAAAGTGTTTAGACTCAGATACAGCAGCTTTCAATTTGAAGCAATCAAAGTTGGGAAAGTCAGATTTTTCCTGGATGAAGACGTTCTTGTCTAAAGGTACTGTTGCAGACAAGGTCGCAGCGTCTGTCATACTGATTCAAGACAATCCGAAGTACAATTTATCGCGGCTAAGTAATCTCGTATCGATGGTTAAAGTTTCTAAAAAGAAACAATGCACAATGATCATAGATACGTTGCAGGAATTATTCTCCTCGGACTTACTACACCCAAACTACAAGTTGTTTACATTCGAGCAGCAAAATTTCATCCTGTTGAACGATAAGCTTTTTGCCAACAATCCTATCAAACGAAGGCGGCTACTTGCTCACTGGTATTTTGAGGACCAGCTTAAGATGTGCTACTCTCAATTCATCGACGCATTGAACACTGTTTCTCATGACACGGTTGAtgcaaataaagaaaaagctATTACCAACATGTACAAATTGTTGGCTAAAAATGCTGAGCAAGAAGAAAAGCTCTTGGCACATATTGTGAACAAAATTGGTGACCCAAGTGCCAAAGTTGCCTCCAAGGCGGTATTTTGCTTGGGGCAATTGTTGGATGAGCATCCGAACATGAAGCAAGTAGTCCTGAACGAAGTGGAAAAGTTATTGttccgaaaaaatataacgcCAAAAGCACAATATTATGCAATCTGCCTGCTGACACAATTTGTTCTTGATGACGAATGTAAAGAGGTAGCAAATAGTTTGATATCACTATACTTTAGCTTTTTTAAGGCTTGCCTCAAGAAAGGAGAAGTTGACTCTAGGATGATGGGAGCTCTGCTCATGGGAGTAAATCGTGCCTTTCCATTCTCACAAATGGATCCAAAAAAGCTGGAGGAGCATATTGATACTATATACAAAGTTGTGCATATCGGGTCCTTTAACGTCAGTTTAAACGCTCTCAGTCTACTGCATCAAATCATTGGCAAAGAAGATAAGCAATCTAATCGATTCTATTGTGCTATGTATAAAAAGCTCATGGATCCACATATTGCAACAACAACTCATCAAGCGATGTTTCTTAGTCTGCTGTATAAAGTTCTCAAAAAAGATACTAGCATTATACGCACAAAAGCATTCATCAAAAGAATActgcaaatttcaatttacttacCTACGAATATGATTTGTGCTATACTTTATATGATCTCACAAGTATTTAAAGCTAAACACGGTGTCTACATTggaatgttcaaaaaaaatcatgacatTGCTACTTTGAGAAATACAAATAATGAGATATTGCTTAATGACAGTGAAGAAGAACTAATGGAAAAGGACGAATcgaaagataaagaaaaaggagaagaaaaagaagaagaagaagaagaagaagaagaagaagaagaagaagaagaagaagaagaagaagaagaagaagatagcgaagaaaaagaagataagACTACTGTCACATTATCTAACGTCACAGTAACACCAATAGAAAATTTGCTGGAAACTGTGGAGccaaaaattgaagtaaaagaagaaaatattaaagCATATAATCCTTTTCACCGGAATCCACTTTATTCAGGTGCCAACCTGAGTTATTATCATGAACTTTGGCCTCtcacatttcattttcatccaaCGGTGACTCTTTTTGCAAATACAATAATCAAAG GAAAACCAATCGTCTACACTGGTGACCCACTTCAAGATTTCACCTTGATTAGATTTCTTGACAGATATGTGTTCAAAAATCCAaagaaattggaagaaaaaaaaatattgattaacCAAAAAAATCCTCTTGCTAAGCGTTCATCTTATTTGGCGAAAGGTGTGAAGTCAATGCCAGTGAATAGTAAGATGTATCTAAATGAAGATGAGAATAAAATACCAGCAGACGAGTTATTTCTATACAATTATTTGAAGAGCCGAAATGTGATGACTCAACATGACAACGAAGACAACGATGAAGATGATGACTTAGAGAGCGTAAACAGCGAGGAATTTAACACAATGCTGGATGGACTTAGTAAAGACAAAGATTTTGATGATATTGATATTGCCGGTGAAATAagtgcttcgaaaaaaaagaggaaaaaag GCGAAGAGGAAAGCGAAAATGAATCATCAGATGACAACGATGTCAATGAAGATAGTGATGAATCTGTTGACCAAGACAATAATGGATCTGAAGACGAGATACTAAGTGATATGGAGCAAGACGATGAAGATGACCTTGAGGGTATTGACGACGAGGATCTTAGTGACATGGACtttgatgatgacgatgaagaCCAGTCTGATGAGTCCTCTTCCCATCAAACCAGCAAAAgcaagaagaggaaaaaatcgGATTATGATCAAAATGTCTTTGCTGCTGCAGAAGAATTTGCAGAGCTTCTTGATCAGGAAGGTACCTCAAAATCTAAACACGGTGGAGCAAATACTTTGAGCAACGTTGATAAAGCAGCGGTAAAACAACTGGACTGGGAAGAGAAAAGGCACAGATGGATCAAAGGATATAATAAGAGCATAGGAAAATCAAAACCTAGGACTGGTTCACAAAGAAAGGGTGttaaaagatttaaaaaacgaTGA
- the LOC124214043 gene encoding NADH dehydrogenase [ubiquinone] 1 alpha subcomplex subunit 7 has product MPGTVEHRSVTGMVNLIRKLLRGKDHVNALRFADCLAARTQPPPEIPGGPYHKTSKIYYFTRDARREVQPPTVIATSHQIASSGQVSTEVKPVTPGKVFECD; this is encoded by the exons ATGCCTGGCACCGTTGAACATCGTTCGGTCACTGGAATGGTGAATTTAATCCGTAAACTGTTACGTGGG AAAGATCACGTAAATGCTCTACGCTTTGCTGATTGTCTTGCTGCCCGCACACAACCTCCACCTGAAATACCTGGTGGTCCATATCATAAGACCTCAAAAATCTACTACTTTACCAGGGATGCCAGACGAGAGGTGCAACCCCCAACAGTTATTGCTACCAGTCACCAAATCGCTTCATC TGGCCAAGTATCAACTGAAGTTAAACCGGTCACACCTGGAAAAGTGTTCGAATGTGATTAA